The Engystomops pustulosus chromosome 7, aEngPut4.maternal, whole genome shotgun sequence DNA window ATACCATATAGAAAtacgatacaaggagtccctgtcttCTGGATGAAATGCATCGCCACTACTATAAAAACTGTGGCGATTCTCCAGTTCAGCCGACAGACAGagactccttgcattatatttccgaATCCCATGTGATCAAAATACAGATCCGTTTCcaagatgcaaggactcccatcctgtgcaGTATGTACTGTCCACGGGATCAGAATCCGGATGCATTTCaacaatgcaaggactcccacccTGTGCAATATGGACAGTCCATGGGATCGGAATACAGATCAGTTTCcacaatgcaaggactcccatcctgtgcaaTATGTACAATCCACGGGATCAGAATGTTGGGTCCATTtccatgatgcaaggactcccatcctatGCAATATATACAGTCTATGGGATCAGACCAACATATGGGTCCAGTTCCACAGGCTGTGAATGCAGCCATTTAGGAGATTTCCAGAGGCCCCGTCCTCACCTTGTTCTTAATCTTCCTCCGCACTCTCTTCAAGGctttctcttctgttttggtgAGGGGGAGTTTGGTAGGAATCGGATATCCCTCAGCCACCAATGTGCGTCTTTCCTCTTCTGTCAGCATGAGAGGTCCTGATGTGCCCTGGAGTTTCTAAACaacataaaaatccaaaatatttaataaatttaaTATTTAAAATCTGACAAAAATACTTTCTACACACAAGGAACATCAAGAAAAGTGCGACCAATAAGACTTACATGTGGGGCGGTGAGAAGTGGCGATGAGGAGATGGCGTGAGATGACCGCGCTGCTGGACGGGCTGGACTGGGGGGTGGAAGGGAGCGAGGACTTTGAGATCCATCACTATCACTGCTATGACTACTGGGTGGGGTGAGAGGCATGACCCCTAACACATCTAGAGTAGGAAAGGGTATAACACATCTGTCATATTCACAAACATCTAACCCAATTTTAAGCCACTCCCTCTAAATATCCATGAAACAACTCAGAAATATCCATTTTTGGGGTTTATTTTCATGAATTCTGCCCCCTTTGGGATCCATTTTGGTGAAAAAGGAGTCACTTTACTGTTAATGTCCAACCATATCAAAACGAAACACAATAAATAATACAGTTATATGCGTTTATGAACACTTACCTTGTGTTACGTTTAGCAAGTGGTTTGGTATTCCCGGCTCTTCTTTTATTTGTGATATGGAATTTCGGGGAATGTTCTGTAAAATCCAAAAATTAAGTTTTTACATCGGCTTATTTGCACAAGGAGGGTTCAATTTACAGCTGTTGCAAAGCTACAACTCCCATGAACTCTCATCATGACTTCAGCATGGGGGTCACGACCATGAAGAACCTGGACTCTAGTCTTAGAGGAACTATAATGATGGTACTAGTAGAATCTTGCTACCGTAttcttcggactataaggcgcacaaaaaacccTTTAGATTTTctgagaaatcaaaggtgcgccttatagtccagtgcgccttatatatgaaccgaacTTAAagataacagctgccttgagctgtgcacaggtctgccacctgctggtcattcatccttataatcaggtgcgccttatatatgaacctagacggtttagcaggcatttattgatggtgcgccttataatccagtgcgccttatagtccggcaaATTCGGTAGTTATAATATATGTTATAGATCATCCTCTACTCATACATACCTCCTCACACTGTAGGATCCCCAGGCCGGGGTCTTGCTCTAGGGACACGCTCCGATGTATGGGTTCTACTTGTTGTATAAGATTCTGTTCCTGCTTTACCAGTAGAGAGCAGAGTTCATGCTCCAAGGCCCAGACCGCACTTCCCGGTTCTGTGTGTGAGAaatagtaaggatataaacatctAGTTTAGAAGGACCACCATAACAAGCCAGAATTGGGCTTGATCCTTGGGGCTTCCACCATTGAAGATCCTTCAGAAATTTAGGTCCAAGatctccccatcctctatatataccaCTATATTTACAATGGTATAGACCACTTCTTATTGTATGTCCATGTTGTGTCTGAATAGGTTTGTAACTATTCTTTGGAATGTTCTAAAGTATGAACTATCATTCTCAAGTTTCCCAAACTTATACCTTGACTTGGTACTTCGAGGTGCATCATGTATTGACTAAAGTTGGCCATACAAGCTAAATTGTCAACTTTTCCTTGTAGGCATCATCCAAAATTTGACAAAATTTAGGCGCCCAAAAGAAGAGAAGAAAGTCTACAGTGACCGCTGTCATTGAGGTCAATGCTTCACTTTTTGGGGCACAAGGAGACCTACCGCTTGGGCTGTCTTCATCTTCTTCTTTGATGGTGAGGGCAGGACTTTGTGGAGCGGAGTCCTCACTCAGTGAGTAGCTGTGCTCAACCTGTATGGGTGCAGTAGGACTTTCAACCTCCATATCCAGTAAGGAATCTCGATCCAGGAGAGGAGGGTCGTCAAAGAAACTATTGAATAGGTCATTGGAGAATTCATCCAGAGCTTCTGAGAAATGCTGTTGGGGGAGAAATTGCGTAACGATTATAATGTGGCTTTTAATTGTAATTGTGAAGACAATGGGTCAGAATTTTCATGGGAACATATCCACAACATATGCTCATACAGTGGAATACGCCAAAGAGTATTCTCATAGGAACTGATATAATCAATAGCATATATGACCAAACTTTTATGGGAAGCAAATGAGCCTCATGTTAGGGGTCACCTATTAGGGTTATGGTAGCGGTCCACCTATAAGGTTCATAGTAGAGGTCCACCTATGAGGCTCATGTTAGGGTTCCACCTATGAGCCTCGTGTTAGGGGTCACTTATGAGGGCTATGGGAGCAGTCCACCTATGAGGCTCATGTTAGGGGTCCACCTATGAGGCTCATGTTAGGGGTCCACCTATGAGGCTCATGTTAGAGGTCCACCTATAAGGTTCATAGTAGAGGTCCACCTATGAGGCTCATGTTAGGTGTCCACCTATGAGGCTCATGTTAGAGGTCCATCTATGAGGCTCATGTTAGAGGTCCACCTATGAGGCTCATGTTAGGGGTCCACCTATGAGGCTCATGTCAGGTGTCCACCTATGAGGCTCATGTTAGAGGTCCACCTATGAGGCTCATGTTAGAGGTCCACCTATGAGGTTCATGTTAGGGGTCCACCTATGAGGCTCATGTTAGGGGTCCACCTAATGAGGCTCATGTTAGGGGTCCACCTAATGAGGCTCATGTTAGGGGTCCACCTTTGAGGCTCATGTTAGGGGTCCTCCTATGAGGCTCATGTTAGGGGTCCACCTATGAGGCTCATGTCAGGTGTCCACCTATGAGGCTCATGTTAGAGGTCCACCTATGAGGCTCATGTTAGGGGTCCACCTATGAGGCTCATGTTAGGGGTCCACCTATGAGGCTCATGTTAGGGGTCCACCTATGAGGCTCATGTTAGGGGTCCACCTATGAGGCTCATGTTAGGGGTCCACCTATGAGGCTCATGTTAGGGGTCCACCTATGAGGCTCATGTTAGGGGTCCACCTATGAGGCTCATGTTAGGGGTCCACCTATGAGGCTCATGTTAGGGGTCCACCTATGAGGCTCATGTTAGAGGTCCATCTATGAGGCTCATGTTAGAGGTCCACCTATGAGGCTCATGTTAGGGGTCCACCTATGAGGCTCATGTTAGAGGTCCATCTATGAGGCTCATGTTAGAGGTCCACCTATGAGGCTCATGTTAGGGGTCCACCTATGAGGCTCATGTTAGGGGTCCACCTATGAGGCTCATGTTAGAGGTTTACCAATGAGGCTCATGTTAGAGGTCCACCTATGAGGCTCATGTTAGAGGTCCATCTATGAGGCTCATGTTAGGGGTCCACCTATGAGGCTCATGTTAGAGGTTTACCAATGAGGCTCATGTTAGAGGTCCACCTATGAGGCTCATGTTAGAGGGCCATCTATGAGGCTCATGTTAGGGGTCCATCTATGAGGCTCATGTTAGGGGTCCATCTATGAGGCTCCGGGTAGGAATCCACCTATGAGGGGACCTCTCTTACACCAACACtgttacatgaaaaaaaaattatctctaATGTTCCTCTGTTCAAGCACAGAAGTAAAAGTCATCCTCACCTCATCCCCTGCATCTCTGTCCCCACCAATTCCCAGTATCCCGCTGCTCCGCACTTCCTGGAGTGGGATGTCCCCACTACAACCAATCACTATCTGTAATGGTGCCATGCTATAGTCAGCGATTGGCTGAAACAATAGCAAGTCCCTATATCGGGACATCATCAATGTACCataatgcacagagctgtgagTAGATAGGAAGGGTCAGGAAGGTGGCAGCAGGGTAACCATGAGAGGCGTTTTAGATTTTTAGAGAACCTGCTGAGCAATAttacatataattttattttgatggaaaattcctttaaattcATATACATACAGAGTAGGATATTCATCAGTGATAACAAGTATACTTGAGTCTCCATACTATAAATACATGATAATATCAGAGCACAATGCCCACATGTGGCGGGCATCCATGCATCTCTCATCCAGATGTCTGCACACACCTGACGACCCATCTGGATCTGGGTAGGGTGGCTTCATATGGACAGGAAACCAGTAATCTTATACATACAGGAATGGTTAAATATAGACAAGCTCCagggaaaatgtaaaaaacacaaGTCCTCTGCCACCCTGCACATAACCGAGCAGTGACTAGAGACATGGGCGTCTGCAGACAATTTTCCAGAGGTGCAAAAGAGCCAAGTCCTATTTAATAAGTCTTCCAGGAAAAAACACATTTAGGACACAATAGGCGACAGTAGACATGCTACGAAATAGCACTGGTGCAATGAGAGAAAACCAGCTCCATAGTGATGATTTAGAGGCATCGGGACATCTGCAAACAATGGGAGGATGACAAATAGTAGATGGGGGGCTGTTGGTCTAGATGTGTCAAGTCTTATCACTGTGGTGCATCAATAGCAAACAAGAGCCTATTACGGTGACGAATACACCAGGGTCCTAGAAGATGAGATCCATGCTCTTGTACACTGCACATGGAGGGATCAAGGCGGATGGCACCAGCTCCCCCTATCCTTTATCCAAGCCCTGGCACCAGCTCCCCCTATCCCTTATCCAAGCCCTGGCACCAGCTCCTCCTATCCCTTATCCAAGCCCTGGCACCAGCTCCCCCTATCCCTTATCCGAGCCCTGGTACCAGCTCCCCCATTCCTTATCCAAGCCCTGGCACCAGCTCCCCCTATCCCTTATCTGAGCGTTACCACCAGCTCCCCCCATCCCTTATCCAAGCCCTGGTACCAGCTCCCCCATTCCTTATCCAAGCCCTGGCACCAGCTCCCCCTATCCCTTATCTGAGCGTTACCACCAGCTCCCCCCATCCCTTATCCAAGCCCTGGTACCAGCTCCCCCATTCCTTATCCAAGCCCTGGCACCAGCTCCCCCTATCCCTTATCTGAGCGTTACCACCAGCTCCCCCCATCCCTTATCCAAGCCCTGGTACCAGCTCCCCCATTCCTTATCCAAGCCCTGGCACCAGCTCCCCCTATCCCTTATCCAAGccctgacatcatctccccctatCCTTTATCCAAGCCCTGGCACCAGCTCCCCCTATCCCTTATCCAAgccctggcaccagctcaccctatcCCTTATCTAAGCCCTGACATCAGCTCCCCCTATCCCTTATCCAAACCCTGGTACCAGCTCCCCCATTCCTTATCCAAGCCCTGGCACCAGCTCCCCCTATCCCTTATCCAAGccctgacatcatctccccctatCCTTTATCCAAGCCCTGGCACCAGCTCCCCCCATCCCTTATCCAAgccctggcaccagctcaccctatcCCTTATCTGAGCCCTGACATCAGCTCCCCCTATCCCTTATCCAAACCCTGGCACCAGCTCCTCCTATCCCTTATCCAAGCCCTGGCACCAGCTCCCCCTATCCCTTATCCAAGCCCTGGCACCAGCTCCCCCTATCCCTTATCCAAGCCCTGACATCAGCTCCCCCTATCCCCTATCCAAGCCCTGACATCAGCTCCCCCTATCCCCTATCCAAGCCCTGACATCAGCTCCCCCTATCCCTTATCCAAGCCCTGGCACCAGCTCCCCCTATCCCTTATCCAAGCCCTGGCACCAGCTCCCCCTATCCCCTATCCAAGCCCTGACATCAGCTCCCCCTATCCCCTATCCAAGCCCTGACATCAGCTCCCCCTATCCCTTATCCAAACCCTGGCACCAGCTCCTCCTATCCCTTATCCAAGCCCTGGCACCAGCTCCCCCTATCCCTTATCCAAGCCCTGGCACCAGCTCCCCCTATCCCTTATCCAAGCCCTGACATCAGCTCCCCCTATCCCCTATCCCCTATCCAAGCCCTGACATCAGCTCCCCCTATCCCCTATCCAAGCCCTGACATCAGCTCCCCCTATCCCTTATCCAAGCCCTGGCACCAGCTCCCCCTATCCCTTATCCAAGCCCTGACATCAGCTCCCCCTATCCCTTATCCAAGCCCTGACATCAGCTCCCCCTATCCCCTATCCAAGCCCTGACATCAGCTCCCCCTATCCCTATCCAAGCCCTGGCACCAGCTCCCCCTATCCCTTATCCAAGCCCTGGCACCAGCTCCCCCTATCCCTTATCCAAGCCCTGGCCCCAGCTCCCCCTATCCCCTATCCAAGCCCTGACATCAGCTCCCCCTATCCCCTATCCAAGCCCTGGCACCAGCTCCCCCTATCCCTTATCCAAGCCCTGGCACCAGCTCCCCCTATCCCTTATCCAAGCCCTGGCCCCAGCTCCCCCTATCCCTTATCCAAGCCCTGGCACCAGCTCCCCCTATCCCTTATCCAAGCCCTGACATCAGCTCCCCCTATCCCCTATCCAAGCCCTGACATCAGCTCCCCCTATCCCTTATCCAAGCCTTACCACTAGCTCGCCCTAGCACTCAGGGTAGGTAGCTCTATGATATGGAGCAGAACACTGGAAACTATGCAATGTAATAATAGAGCTCTGACCACAAGAAAGATATAGCATGAAATGTATCACCTCAgcgttttggttaaaaaaaaaaactgtacaaaaaCTATAAttaatggaaagaaaaaaagatCAAGTATGGAAAATCTAAGCATCTGGGACCACACAGTCTTATCTCAGTTATACGCGGGGACAATATTAAGGATCTGTGAAACTGTGCAAAAGTAACATTATCATTTAATAGGGAACAGCAGAAGGAGGGAACGTAAGAGGCACGACCGGAGGAACATGTGCTGTGCACACAACTATCCGACatacttaagaatacccgacttacagacgactcctagttacaaacggacctctggatgttggtcatttactgtattttagtcccaAGATACAATGATCCCCTGTAAGAGCTATCAAAGGTGTCtaaaaattaagatttattgttatcctggttcttatgacaatccaaaagttttaaaatccaattatcagagaccaaacattttttggctggggttgcaatgataaagtatacagtttcgacttacatacagattcgacttaagaacaaacctgcagaacctatcttgtacgtaacccgggaactgcctgtatatctatctCTTATATTTTATCTATCTCTTCTATAGAATGTAGCCCTAaaaaaaattttctccaaattctgATGCGAGACCCTATAGATTCTTCCCATGAAATTCATAAAGAAACCTTCAATCAACAGCACGTCATTCAACGGATTAGGAAGAACCAGAACATCCAAAGAACAAACCATAGTtcccactaaggccccttccacactagcgttgcatttcacgtcagggtgcaatgcgtgaaaaactgacatttttggctgcgttttcttccatttttccttggagtcattagcgtttttgcgtttttcaagcGCGTGTTGTTCacgtttttttttgcgtttttggtGCCTTTTTCAagcgcgttttttaagtcaatgggagtctcgagcatttttcaaagggaccatggttcgggaataaaatgttttatttaattgaaaaagaatgtcttctgataagttatcagatgtatacaaacatctgcaatctattcttcactgttccgtgcgtatattatctcccgacaagttagcagatgtgaagaacagtgaagaatagaataaaaacagtgaacacaggatcatttaagtgaaaaacacagtgaagaacacagtgaagaatagattacagatgttcggcacatctgcttacttgttgagagatacgcgcggaacggtgcgaacaaaatagcatgtgaagaacaatatatatgtgtgaagaacacattgcagatgtgtgaagaacacattgcagatatttccatacatctgcaatgtgttcttcacacacatatatattgttcttcacatgctattttgtttgcaccgttccgcgcgtatctctcaacaagtaagcagatgtgccgaacatctgtaatctattcttcactgtgttcttcactgtgtttttcacttaaatgatcctgtgttcactgtgttcactgtttttattctattcttcactgttcttcactgtgtttttttaattaaatgctcgatctcgagcaggggaattattcttgtcacctagcaacccatccgtttaaaacgcattgcactcgcattgcacttgcattgcttgcgagtgcaatacctttttgatgcgtctccatagacttgaatggggcgggaaaaacgcgcgtgaaacgcaaaagtagagcatgctgcgattttgacgcgcgtcaaaacaaacgcaagcacgcgcgtgaaaaacaacgcaaatgaggaaagacccattggaaacaatgggacagagttcaatgcaagttctgcgcgtcaaaagcacgcgcagaaatcgcgcgtgaaaaacgctagtgtggaaggggcctaagagaacATGAACTACAAGACGCCATTGACTGATTCTGGTAAATTCAATCCTTTTtttcgaatttttttttttatattttctttcaaGTTTCTATCCTTCCTGGCTGCTCCAGGCTATAGGAACAGAATAAATGTGGGAAATACATAGTTGTTGGGTGCTATCCCAGGCGTCTTGTGGTGTGTCCacacatggtatatacactgtggaGTCCAGATTTCCAAGTGGTAAATTACAGAAGATGCAAAGTAGATGAGATTTTAACAAATTTTATCCCCACATTGCAGAACACAAACTAGGCAGAATCTGGGGAAATCTGCAGCATGGATATATAACACCCCCGGATACAAATATATAACAGCAAAACCTtcatataaca harbors:
- the CREB3L1 gene encoding cyclic AMP-responsive element-binding protein 3-like protein 1 isoform X2, whose product is MDGITMPQERSFHSPFLELEDLTEADFMSNVHFSEALDEFSNDLFNSFFDDPPLLDRDSLLDMEVESPTAPIQVEHSYSLSEDSAPQSPALTIKEEDEDSPSEPGSAVWALEHELCSLLVKQEQNLIQQVEPIHRSVSLEQDPGLGILQCEENIPRNSISQIKEEPGIPNHLLNVTQDVLGVMPLTPPSSHSSDSDGSQSPRSLPPPSPARPAARSSHAISSSPLLTAPHKLQGTSGPLMLTEEERRTLVAEGYPIPTKLPLTKTEEKALKRVRRKIKNKISAQESRRKKKEYVECLEKKVDSFTSQNSELWKKVETLENANRSLLQQLQKLQALVTGKVPRPCKLAATQTGTCLMSAPEASCPTMKELEFQQRIPPQVWETTENGPLTHHLSATISKTRLTKGTNTLDKQTGRTRHMDDSHSRKRGAEVLSSCRVGAKGRGMES
- the CREB3L1 gene encoding cyclic AMP-responsive element-binding protein 3-like protein 1 isoform X1, which gives rise to MDGITMPQERSFHSPFLELEDLTEADFMSNVHFSEALDEFSNDLFNSFFDDPPLLDRDSLLDMEVESPTAPIQVEHSYSLSEDSAPQSPALTIKEEDEDSPSEPGSAVWALEHELCSLLVKQEQNLIQQVEPIHRSVSLEQDPGLGILQCEENIPRNSISQIKEEPGIPNHLLNVTQDVLGVMPLTPPSSHSSDSDGSQSPRSLPPPSPARPAARSSHAISSSPLLTAPHKLQGTSGPLMLTEEERRTLVAEGYPIPTKLPLTKTEEKALKRVRRKIKNKISAQESRRKKKEYVECLEKKVDSFTSQNSELWKKVETLENANRSLLQQLQKLQALVTGKVPRPCKLAATQTGTCLMVVVLCFILAFGSMIPSFGAFSSGSQTVKSAPLLAPDMYTLSQIRSRSLLSYDEGAGISAEDPTTGLGNHRKWTTDASSLSNHLENAAHERDKYLGQTDRKNQTHGRFTQQEEGGRGSEFL